A portion of the Pseudomonas protegens CHA0 genome contains these proteins:
- the nudE gene encoding ADP compounds hydrolase NudE: MRQKPTVLAREIVATSRLFCVEEVQLRFSNGVERTYERLVGKGAGYGAVMIVAMLDAEHAVLVEEYCGGTDAYELSLPKGLIEPGEDVLAAAERELKEEAGFGARQLEHLTELSLSPGYMSQKIQVVLATDLYEERLEGDEPEPMRVDKVNLRELASLAQNPQFSEGRALAALYLTRDLLSQRGVFQA, translated from the coding sequence ATGCGCCAGAAACCCACCGTACTCGCCCGCGAGATCGTCGCCACCAGTCGTCTGTTCTGTGTCGAAGAGGTGCAGTTGCGGTTTTCCAATGGCGTCGAACGTACCTATGAGCGCCTGGTGGGCAAGGGCGCCGGCTATGGCGCGGTGATGATCGTGGCAATGCTCGACGCCGAGCATGCAGTGTTGGTGGAGGAATACTGCGGAGGCACCGACGCCTACGAGCTGTCGTTGCCCAAGGGCCTGATCGAGCCGGGGGAGGATGTGCTGGCAGCGGCCGAGCGCGAGCTCAAGGAAGAGGCCGGGTTTGGCGCGCGGCAACTGGAGCACCTGACCGAGCTGTCGCTGTCCCCGGGCTACATGAGCCAGAAGATCCAGGTAGTGCTGGCCACCGATCTGTATGAAGAGCGCCTGGAAGGCGACGAGCCGGAGCCGATGCGGGTCGACAAGGTCAACCTGCGCGAACTGGCGAGCCTGGCGCAGAACCCTCAGTTCAGCGAAGGCCGGGCCCTGGCTGCGCTGTACCTGACCCGCGACCTGCTGAGCCAGCGCGGGGTCTTTCAAGCATGA
- the cysQ gene encoding 3'(2'),5'-bisphosphate nucleotidase CysQ encodes MNFPHPLLAPVAELALRAGEAILPFWRADVAVNHKADESPVTAADLAAHHLIVAGLTALDPSIPVLSEEDADIPQATRASWQRWWLVDPLDGTKEFISGSEEFTVNIALIEQGRVVFGVVSMPTSGRCYLGGAGLGAWRVDRGQAPQAIQVREQPGAGEAFTVVASRRHSSPEQERLLSGLSAALGELQLANIGSSLKFCLLAEGAADCYPRLAPTSQWDTAAAQGVLEGAGGEVLDLSGAPFCYPPRESLLNGFFLALPAKAPWRAKLLELARS; translated from the coding sequence ATGAATTTTCCCCACCCCTTGCTGGCGCCGGTTGCCGAGCTGGCCCTGCGTGCCGGTGAAGCGATCCTGCCGTTCTGGCGCGCCGATGTGGCGGTCAATCACAAGGCCGACGAGTCGCCGGTGACCGCCGCCGACCTGGCCGCCCATCACCTGATCGTGGCCGGCCTCACGGCCCTGGACCCGAGCATCCCGGTGCTGTCCGAAGAGGATGCGGACATTCCCCAGGCCACCCGCGCCAGCTGGCAGCGCTGGTGGCTGGTGGACCCGCTGGACGGCACCAAGGAATTCATTTCCGGCAGTGAAGAATTCACCGTCAATATCGCCCTGATCGAGCAGGGGCGGGTGGTGTTCGGCGTGGTGTCGATGCCCACCAGTGGCCGCTGCTACCTGGGCGGTGCCGGCCTTGGGGCCTGGCGCGTGGATCGCGGGCAGGCACCGCAGGCGATCCAGGTGCGTGAGCAACCGGGGGCCGGCGAGGCGTTTACCGTGGTGGCCAGCCGCCGGCATTCGAGCCCGGAGCAGGAACGTCTGCTCAGTGGTTTGAGCGCCGCCCTGGGTGAATTGCAACTGGCCAATATCGGCAGTTCGCTGAAGTTCTGCCTGCTGGCCGAAGGCGCGGCGGACTGCTATCCGCGCCTGGCGCCCACCTCGCAGTGGGACACCGCGGCGGCCCAGGGCGTGCTCGAAGGCGCGGGCGGCGAGGTGCTGGATCTCAGCGGTGCGCCGTTCTGCTATCCACCTCGGGAGTCGTTGCTCAACGGCTTCTTCCTGGCCCTGCCGGCCAAGGCGCCCTGGCGCGCCAAGTTGCTGGAACTGGCCCGCTCCTGA
- a CDS encoding YiiD C-terminal domain-containing protein, translated as MNRDSRYLESILHRDIPLTRDMGLQVLDWQVQELRLHLPLEANVNHKSTMFGGSLYCGAVLAGWGWLHLRLKEQGIDDGHIVIQEGQISYPLPVTGDAVAICAAPDDKVWNKFLAMYQRYGRARLTLHTRVVNAGSAEDAVRFTGQYVLHR; from the coding sequence ATGAATCGCGACAGTCGATACCTGGAATCCATCCTCCACCGCGACATCCCCCTGACACGGGACATGGGTCTGCAGGTGCTCGACTGGCAGGTGCAAGAGTTGCGCCTGCACTTGCCCCTGGAGGCCAACGTCAACCACAAGAGCACCATGTTCGGCGGCAGCCTGTACTGCGGTGCGGTGCTCGCCGGCTGGGGCTGGCTGCACCTGCGGCTCAAGGAACAGGGCATCGATGACGGGCACATCGTCATCCAGGAAGGCCAGATCAGTTACCCGCTGCCGGTGACCGGCGACGCCGTGGCGATCTGCGCCGCACCGGATGACAAGGTCTGGAACAAATTCCTCGCCATGTATCAGCGCTACGGCCGTGCCCGGCTGACCTTGCACACCCGGGTCGTCAATGCCGGCAGCGCAGAAGACGCCGTGCGTTTTACCGGCCAGTACGTCCTGCACCGCTAA
- the yrfG gene encoding GMP/IMP nucleotidase → MALLPWHQIDTVLLDMDGTLLDLHYDNHFWMEHLPQRYAELHGVSRAMAELELQPLFERNAGQLQWYCLDFWSAELQLPVRELKLETAHLIALRPDADTFLAAIKQAGKRVILITNAHRDSLSLKLERIELAPYFERLISSHDYGFPKESPQFWDALQADIRFDPARSLFIDDTLPILRSARDFGVAQLLAVSQPDSRRGPKDTAEFAAVGDYRALIEGL, encoded by the coding sequence ATGGCCCTACTGCCCTGGCACCAGATCGATACCGTCCTGCTGGACATGGACGGCACCTTGCTGGACCTGCACTACGACAACCATTTCTGGATGGAACACCTGCCCCAACGCTACGCCGAGCTGCACGGGGTCAGCCGGGCCATGGCCGAGCTGGAGCTGCAGCCCCTGTTCGAACGCAACGCCGGCCAGTTGCAGTGGTATTGCCTGGACTTCTGGAGCGCCGAACTGCAACTGCCGGTGCGCGAGTTGAAGCTGGAAACCGCGCACCTGATCGCCCTGCGTCCGGACGCAGACACCTTTCTTGCAGCCATCAAGCAAGCCGGAAAGCGGGTGATCCTGATCACCAACGCCCATCGCGACTCCCTGTCATTGAAGCTGGAACGGATCGAACTGGCGCCATACTTCGAACGCCTGATCAGTTCCCACGACTACGGTTTCCCCAAGGAAAGCCCCCAGTTCTGGGACGCCTTGCAGGCCGATATCCGGTTCGACCCGGCCCGCAGCCTGTTCATCGACGACACCCTGCCCATCCTGCGCAGTGCGCGGGACTTTGGTGTGGCGCAGTTGCTGGCGGTGAGCCAGCCGGACAGCCGCAGAGGGCCGAAAGACACCGCGGAGTTCGCGGCGGTGGGGGATTACCGGGCGTTGATCGAAGGCTTGTGA
- the lysM gene encoding peptidoglycan-binding protein LysM, giving the protein MSIFSFVKEAGEKLIDLLTPGNANASEQLKEHIEKVGLGNPNVHATVEGDKVIVSGEVASQEEKEKILLALGNISGVGSVEDQITVTGPAVVSAVFVTVKKGDTLSAIAKVQYGDANKYNKIFEANKPLLSHPDKIYPGQVLRIPE; this is encoded by the coding sequence ATGAGCATTTTCAGCTTTGTGAAGGAAGCCGGTGAGAAACTGATCGACCTGTTGACCCCGGGTAACGCCAATGCCAGTGAGCAACTCAAGGAGCACATCGAAAAGGTTGGCCTGGGCAATCCCAATGTTCATGCCACGGTGGAAGGTGACAAGGTGATTGTCAGCGGTGAAGTGGCGAGCCAGGAAGAGAAGGAGAAGATCCTGCTGGCCCTGGGCAACATTTCCGGCGTCGGCAGTGTCGAGGACCAGATCACCGTGACCGGTCCGGCGGTGGTTTCTGCGGTATTCGTCACCGTGAAGAAAGGCGACACCCTGAGCGCCATCGCCAAGGTGCAGTACGGCGATGCCAACAAGTACAACAAGATCTTCGAGGCCAACAAGCCGCTGCTGTCCCACCCGGACAAGATTTACCCGGGCCAGGTGCTGCGTATTCCCGAATGA